The Vulcanimicrobium alpinum sequence CGGATCGTCGAGGAGCAGCGGCGGCGTTTCGAGTCCTTCGGCGAACATCCGCGCCGTGGCGAGCCGCACCACCAGCGCGATCTGATCGGTCGTGCCGGCCGAGAGGTGCGCCAGGTCTTCGATCGCGCCGGTCTCCGGCACGCGCACGCGGATCGCGAGCGTCGCCGGATCGAGCCGGATCTCGCCGTAGCGCGCGCCGGTGATCGCGCCGACCGCTTCGGCGCTGTACTGCTCGAGCCGGCGTGCGAAGAGCCGGTGCGCTTCGTCCTTGCGCGTCTCGATCGTCGCGCGCGCGAGTTCGACCGCACGCCGGAACGCTTCGAGTTCGGCGATCCGCGCCTGCACGGCGGCGAGTTCTTCGTCGAGTTCGGCAACGTCGCGGACGGCGCGTTCGGCGTGCTGGAGTTGTCCCATCAGCGCGTGAACCCGCAGGTCGGCTTCGTGCGCGAGCGCTTCCGCTTCGGTACGCTGACGTTCGAGCCGGCGCATCGCGAGCTGATCGTCGCGCGGTGCCGGGTCGACGCCGGAGGCGACGAGCGCCTCGTACTCCGCCTGCAGCGCGAACTCGTCGTCGCCCTGCAGGATGTCGTCGCGGCGGACGGCGAGCATCGCCAGGCTGGCGTCGAGCCCGTCGCGCTTGCGCCGGCGCGCCGCGCGGCGTGTCGCGTGCTCGCGGCGTTCGTCGCGCGTCCCGCCGCCGTCGGGGGCCAGCGCGCCTGCGATCGCGTCGAAGCGCGCAGCCTCGCCGTCGGCGGCGCTGCGCGCGGTCGCGGCGCGCACTTCGGCCTTGCGCCGCGCCGTCTCGCGCCCGGCCAGCAGCAGATAACGCACGCGGCGGCGTGCGAGCTCGTCGACGCGGGTGATCCGCAGCGGCTCGAGGACGCGCGCGAGCGCCGCCGCGGTGCGCGCTTCTTCCGCCAGCGCGTCGTCGGCGAGCCGCTGCAGTGCGTCGGCGGAGCGGCGCCGCCGCGCGCGGCTGCGCGCGTTCGCAACCGCGGCGAAGCCGAGCACGGCGACGAACGCGGCGATCACCGCGGTCCACACCCACCAGTGCGCGATCGCGACACCGACATCGACGGCGAACGCCGCAAGCGCCGCCGCGACGACCGCGCCGGCGGCCGGTCCGCCGCCGTCGCCCGCGCGGCGCGCCGCCGCCGCGTCGCTCGCCGCCGCTGCGGCCTTCGCGCGCGCGGCGTCGGCTTGGATTCCCGTCAGCCGCAGCGCCTCGAACGCATCGTCGTCGAACGTTCCCGCGTCGGCGCGCCGCGCCTCGAGCTCCTCGAGTTCTCCGGGTTGGGGCCGTTCGGCGATCAGATCGCGTTCGGCCGCCTCCGCGACGCTCTCCGCGGAACGCCACGAATAATACGCGTCATCGAGCGCGTGCAGGCGCTCGACGTCGAAGTCCGCGACGTCGTCGTACGCGGCGCGCGCTTGCTGGAGCCCGGCGAGTTCGTCGTGATGCTCGCGCAGTGCGGCGCTGCGCGCGCGCAGGTGCGCGGCGCGCAGCGCACGCACGTCGCGTTCGCATTGCGCCGCCGCGGCGAGCGCGTCGTCGCGCTCCGCGCGTGCCGCCGCGATGCGGTCGCGCAGTTCCGCCAGGCTCTCGAGCGCAGCGCGGGCGTCGGCGGCTTCGCCGCGGCGCCGCTCTTCTTCGTCGCGAAGCGCGCGCAGCGGCGCGTTCTTGTGCGCGCGCTGCGTCCCGACGTGCTTGCGCACGGCGAGATCGAGCCGCGCGATCGCGCCGATCGCGGCGTCTTCTTTCGGCCCGCCGTCGAGCGCCTGCGCGAGTGCGGTCGAGACCGCGCCCGCCGCGTCGCCGTCGAGCGCGATCGCGCGCTGGCGCACGCACGCCGTCTGCATGAAGACCTCGAGCGGAATACGCAGGTGCGCGTCGCCGGGGACGAGCGATCTGCCGGAGCCGACGCGCGCCGCCGCGTCGTTGCCGTCGGCGTCGTAGATGCGCACGCCCTTCGTGTCGCGATCGAACGCGCGATGAACTTCCCAGCGCGCACCGTCGGCGGTCTCGTAGCGCAGCACGGCAGCGAACGGCTCGCCGCGCCACGGCCGCCAACGTTCTTTCTCGCCGCGCTGCAGACCGTAGAGCGACGCGATGATCGCCGCCGCGAGCGTCGACTTGCCGGCTTCGTTGGGACCGCTCACCACATTGAGCCCGGGGGCGAACGTGACCTCGTGTCCGGCGAGCCGCCCGAACCCATCGATCCGTAGCGCGAGAAGTTTCACGGGCCGATCTCCGCGCCGTCGAACGCCGCGACGACGCAGCGCAGCGCCGCGCGCGCGTCGGCGTCGCCGGCATCGGCGCGCGCGAGCAAGTCCGCGATCGCGCGGCCGCGCACGTTGGGCTGGTGCGCGAGCGCCGCGTAGTCGGCGGCGATCGTCTCGTCGATGAGTTCGAATCCGCCGAGCGCGCCGGCGACGCGTGCGGTCAGCAGGTCGCGGTCCAGACGCGTCCCGGCCGCGAGCGTTCCGCGCAGCCGCACCCGCACGCAGTCGTCCCGGCCCAAGCCCGCGAGCCGCGCTTCGAGCGCGGCGAGGATGGCGTGCTCGCTCTCTGCGTCCGCGAGCGTCACCTCGACGTCGCGCAGGGCGGTGCGCGCCAGTTCGACCGCTTCGATCGCGACCCGGGCGCCGTCGACGGTGACGACGAGCGCGCCGTGCGCGCCGCGCTCGCCGAACTTGATCGGCTCGGGCGATCCGGGATACGCGAGCCGGGGGACGCCGCCGTCGTCGACGACGGCACCGCCGTGGTAATGTCCGGCGAGCGCGCAGGTCGCGCCGGCGTCGCGAATCTCGGCGACCGTGAACGGTGCGGTCGCGCGCTTCCCGGGCGGACAGCGCTCTTCGTCGCTGCCGTGCACCAGCGCGATGCGCGCGCCGCTGCGTTCGAAGCGCGCGCCCGCGAACGGACGTCCCGGCTCGGCCGGCGCGTGGCCGAACCCGTACACCGTGAGATCCGGCGCGAGCGGATACGCCGACCACGCCGGCTCGGCGAAGACGTGGACGTTGGCCGGCAGGTCGTCGCGCGCGTACAGCGCGCGCGGCGAATACGGATCGTGGTTTCCCGGCGCGACGAGCACCGGACCGCCGAAACGCGCGAACTGCGCGCAGATGAAGCGCGCGGTTTGCGGGCCGGCGCGCTCGGCTTCGTAGAGATCGCCGCCGATCGTCAGCGCGTCGGCGCGCCGTTCGAGCGCGAGGTCGACGACGCGCGTGAACGCATCGGCGAGCGCGGCGCGTCGGCGCGTCCCGCCGCGCACGCCGGTGAAGACCGTCTCCAGGTGCACGTCGGCCGCGTGCAC is a genomic window containing:
- a CDS encoding ATP-binding protein is translated as MKLLALRIDGFGRLAGHEVTFAPGLNVVSGPNEAGKSTLAAAIIASLYGLQRGEKERWRPWRGEPFAAVLRYETADGARWEVHRAFDRDTKGVRIYDADGNDAAARVGSGRSLVPGDAHLRIPLEVFMQTACVRQRAIALDGDAAGAVSTALAQALDGGPKEDAAIGAIARLDLAVRKHVGTQRAHKNAPLRALRDEEERRRGEAADARAALESLAELRDRIAAARAERDDALAAAAQCERDVRALRAAHLRARSAALREHHDELAGLQQARAAYDDVADFDVERLHALDDAYYSWRSAESVAEAAERDLIAERPQPGELEELEARRADAGTFDDDAFEALRLTGIQADAARAKAAAAASDAAAARRAGDGGGPAAGAVVAAALAAFAVDVGVAIAHWWVWTAVIAAFVAVLGFAAVANARSRARRRRSADALQRLADDALAEEARTAAALARVLEPLRITRVDELARRRVRYLLLAGRETARRKAEVRAATARSAADGEAARFDAIAGALAPDGGGTRDERREHATRRAARRRKRDGLDASLAMLAVRRDDILQGDDEFALQAEYEALVASGVDPAPRDDQLAMRRLERQRTEAEALAHEADLRVHALMGQLQHAERAVRDVAELDEELAAVQARIAELEAFRRAVELARATIETRKDEAHRLFARRLEQYSAEAVGAITGARYGEIRLDPATLAIRVRVPETGAIEDLAHLSAGTTDQIALVVRLATARMFAEGLETPPLLLDDPFAFWDAERIARCLPLLVHAAHDAQIVLFTASDELAREAERAGAHRVDLAARALAAPSG
- a CDS encoding metallophosphoesterase family protein, whose product is MSVTIVHAADVHLETVFTGVRGGTRRRAALADAFTRVVDLALERRADALTIGGDLYEAERAGPQTARFICAQFARFGGPVLVAPGNHDPYSPRALYARDDLPANVHVFAEPAWSAYPLAPDLTVYGFGHAPAEPGRPFAGARFERSGARIALVHGSDEERCPPGKRATAPFTVAEIRDAGATCALAGHYHGGAVVDDGGVPRLAYPGSPEPIKFGERGAHGALVVTVDGARVAIEAVELARTALRDVEVTLADAESEHAILAALEARLAGLGRDDCVRVRLRGTLAAGTRLDRDLLTARVAGALGGFELIDETIAADYAALAHQPNVRGRAIADLLARADAGDADARAALRCVVAAFDGAEIGP